A DNA window from Buttiauxella agrestis contains the following coding sequences:
- the paaZ gene encoding phenylacetic acid degradation bifunctional protein PaaZ, which translates to MQQLTSYLSGQWLMGHGKERTINHAISGEALYQVTSEGLDMALARRYAIDNGGKALRAMTFVQRAALLKAVAKHLLANKESFYEVSYQTGATRADSWVDIEGGIGTLFAYAGMGNRELPDDVLWPEDEMIPLSKQGGFAARHVLTSKSGVALHINAFNFPCWGMLEKLAPTWLAGMPAMIKPGTSSAQLTHAMVKSIVDSGLVPEGAISLISGGVANLFDLLDEQDVVTFTGSAQTGQKLRCHPNIIARSVPFTMEADSLNCCVLGEDVTPEQPEFALFIREIVREMTAKAGQKCTAIRRIIVPQAQLENVTQALKAKLEKIQPGDPAQEGVKMGALVSLEQRDDVQNKVDQLIAAGCQVVVGGKADTTRAGAFFPPTLLLCQQPGETPTVHELEAFGPVATVMPYHDGEHAMALARAGQGSLVGTLVTADGDIARQFILGAARAHGRIQVLNQESSVESTGHGSPLPMLVHGGPGRAGGGEELGGLRAVKHYMQRTAIQGSPSMLAAVSKQWSYGAAVKEDPVHPFRKHFEELVIGESLLTARRTITEADIVNFANLSGDHFYAHVDKIGAAESFFGERVAHGYFVVSAAAGLFVDPGVGPVIANYGMENLRFIEPVKIGDTIQVRLTCKRKTAKPQKTAEDKPVGVVEWAVEVLNQDNQSVALYSILTLVARKN; encoded by the coding sequence ATGCAGCAGTTAACCAGTTATCTTTCGGGCCAATGGCTGATGGGTCATGGCAAAGAACGCACGATAAATCATGCAATTAGCGGCGAAGCGTTGTACCAGGTGACGAGCGAAGGACTGGATATGGCGCTGGCTCGTCGTTATGCCATCGACAACGGTGGCAAAGCTTTACGCGCCATGACCTTCGTGCAGCGCGCCGCCCTGCTCAAAGCAGTGGCGAAACATCTGCTGGCAAACAAAGAGTCGTTTTACGAGGTTTCTTACCAGACGGGTGCGACACGCGCTGACAGTTGGGTGGATATCGAAGGCGGAATTGGCACGCTGTTCGCCTATGCCGGAATGGGGAACCGCGAATTACCGGACGACGTGTTGTGGCCTGAAGACGAAATGATCCCGCTGTCGAAACAAGGCGGTTTTGCCGCTCGCCATGTGCTGACGTCAAAATCCGGCGTGGCATTGCATATCAACGCCTTCAACTTCCCGTGCTGGGGCATGTTAGAAAAACTGGCGCCGACCTGGCTTGCGGGAATGCCTGCGATGATAAAACCAGGTACGTCCAGCGCTCAGTTAACTCACGCGATGGTGAAATCTATTGTCGATTCCGGGCTGGTGCCGGAAGGTGCGATCAGCCTGATTAGCGGTGGCGTGGCTAACCTGTTTGATTTGCTCGACGAGCAGGACGTGGTGACGTTTACCGGTTCCGCACAGACCGGCCAAAAGTTACGTTGTCACCCAAATATTATCGCCCGCTCAGTCCCCTTCACCATGGAAGCAGATTCCCTGAACTGCTGCGTGCTGGGGGAAGATGTCACGCCTGAGCAGCCTGAATTTGCGCTGTTCATTCGCGAAATCGTTCGCGAAATGACGGCCAAAGCCGGGCAAAAGTGTACCGCTATCCGCCGGATTATCGTTCCGCAGGCGCAACTGGAGAATGTGACTCAGGCGCTGAAGGCAAAACTTGAAAAAATCCAGCCCGGCGACCCGGCGCAGGAAGGCGTGAAAATGGGCGCGTTGGTCAGTCTCGAACAGCGTGATGATGTGCAAAACAAAGTGGATCAGCTGATCGCGGCTGGCTGCCAGGTGGTTGTGGGTGGAAAAGCCGATACCACACGCGCTGGGGCATTCTTCCCGCCGACGTTATTGTTATGCCAGCAACCGGGTGAAACACCCACCGTACATGAACTCGAAGCCTTCGGCCCGGTCGCCACCGTCATGCCTTATCACGATGGCGAACATGCGATGGCGCTGGCGCGTGCAGGCCAGGGTAGCCTTGTCGGAACGTTGGTGACGGCGGATGGTGACATTGCCCGTCAGTTTATTCTCGGTGCGGCGCGTGCTCACGGGCGTATTCAGGTGCTGAATCAGGAGTCGTCAGTGGAATCTACCGGGCACGGTTCTCCGCTACCGATGCTGGTGCACGGCGGGCCAGGCCGCGCGGGCGGCGGTGAAGAGTTAGGCGGCCTGCGGGCGGTAAAACATTACATGCAACGCACAGCGATTCAGGGCAGCCCTTCTATGCTGGCCGCCGTGAGCAAACAGTGGAGCTATGGCGCGGCAGTCAAAGAAGATCCGGTTCATCCTTTCCGTAAACATTTTGAAGAGCTGGTCATTGGCGAGAGTTTGCTGACCGCCCGCCGCACCATTACCGAAGCCGATATTGTCAATTTCGCCAACCTCAGCGGCGACCATTTCTACGCGCATGTCGATAAAATCGGCGCGGCAGAGTCGTTCTTTGGCGAGCGCGTGGCCCACGGTTACTTTGTGGTGTCTGCCGCCGCCGGGCTGTTCGTCGACCCTGGCGTAGGGCCAGTCATCGCCAACTACGGGATGGAAAACCTGCGCTTTATCGAGCCGGTCAAAATCGGCGATACCATTCAGGTGCGCCTGACATGTAAGCGCAAAACGGCCAAACCGCAAAAAACGGCGGAGGATAAACCGGTCGGTGTCGTGGAATGGGCGGTAGAAGTGCTAAATCAGGACAACCAATCCGTGGCGTTGTATTCCATTTTGACGCTGGTTGCGCGTAAGAATTAG
- the paaA gene encoding 1,2-phenylacetyl-CoA epoxidase subunit PaaA, producing the protein MTEQHRFDERIAQEIAIEAQDWMPDEYRKTLIRQIGQHAHSEIVGMLPEGNWLTRAPSLKRKAILLAKVQDEAGHGLYLYSAAETLGCAREDIYQKMLDGKMKYSSIFNYPTLNWADIGVIGWLVDGAAIVNQVALCRTSYGPYARAMVKICKEESFHQRQGFEACMVLAQGSDEQRQMLQDAINRFWWPALMMFGPNDDNSPNSAQSLAWKIKRFGNDELRQRFVDNTVPQVEMLGMTVPDNDLRFNEATAHYEFGEIDWEEFNEVIAGRGLCNEERLAAKRKAWEEGAWVREAALAYAEKQHAQKVA; encoded by the coding sequence GTGACTGAACAACACCGCTTTGATGAGCGAATCGCACAGGAAATTGCGATTGAAGCGCAGGACTGGATGCCGGACGAATACCGTAAAACGTTGATTCGCCAGATTGGGCAACACGCACATTCCGAGATTGTGGGCATGTTGCCTGAGGGCAACTGGTTGACGCGTGCACCGAGCCTGAAACGTAAAGCGATTTTGCTGGCGAAGGTGCAGGACGAAGCCGGGCACGGGCTTTATCTGTATAGCGCGGCGGAAACGCTGGGTTGTGCGCGGGAAGACATCTACCAAAAGATGCTCGACGGAAAAATGAAATATTCCTCGATCTTCAATTATCCCACGCTGAACTGGGCCGACATTGGCGTGATCGGCTGGCTGGTTGATGGCGCGGCCATTGTTAATCAGGTCGCGCTGTGCCGCACCTCTTACGGCCCGTATGCCAGGGCGATGGTGAAAATCTGTAAGGAAGAGAGTTTCCACCAACGTCAGGGGTTTGAAGCCTGCATGGTTCTGGCACAGGGAAGCGATGAACAACGCCAGATGTTGCAGGACGCAATCAACCGTTTCTGGTGGCCAGCACTCATGATGTTTGGCCCCAACGACGACAACTCGCCGAACAGCGCCCAAAGCCTGGCGTGGAAAATCAAACGTTTTGGCAATGACGAACTGCGCCAGCGTTTTGTCGACAACACCGTGCCACAGGTGGAAATGCTCGGCATGACGGTTCCAGATAACGATCTGCGTTTCAACGAAGCCACCGCTCATTACGAGTTCGGTGAAATCGACTGGGAAGAATTTAACGAAGTGATCGCCGGTCGTGGACTGTGTAACGAAGAGCGCCTGGCCGCCAAGCGTAAAGCTTGGGAAGAGGGGGCATGGGTTCGTGAAGCGGCGCTGGCTTACGCAGAAAAGCAACATGCGCAAAAAGTCGCATAA
- the paaB gene encoding 1,2-phenylacetyl-CoA epoxidase subunit PaaB: MSNVHWPLYEVFIRSKQGLSHRHVGSLHAADEQMALENARDAYTRRSEGCSIWVVKASEIIASQPEERGAFFDPAETKIYRHPTFYTLPDGIEHM; the protein is encoded by the coding sequence ATGAGCAATGTTCACTGGCCGTTATACGAAGTATTTATCCGCAGTAAACAAGGGCTGTCGCATCGCCACGTGGGCAGCCTGCATGCCGCCGACGAACAAATGGCGCTGGAAAACGCACGGGATGCGTACACCCGTCGCTCCGAGGGCTGTTCGATTTGGGTGGTGAAAGCGAGCGAAATTATTGCCTCGCAGCCAGAAGAACGGGGTGCGTTTTTCGATCCGGCGGAAACCAAAATTTATCGCCATCCCACGTTCTACACCCTGCCTGATGGCATCGAGCACATGTGA
- the paaC gene encoding 1,2-phenylacetyl-CoA epoxidase subunit PaaC, with protein MTYSPLTTYTLRLGDTCLVLAQRLTGWCGHAPELEIDLALANIGLDLLGQARNFLSYAAELQGEQLDEDKLAFGRDERQYHNLLLAEQPNGDFADTLMRQYLLDAWHVELFERLAQSRDPQLAAIAAKAIKEVRYHLRFSRGWLVRLGNGTEFSQQKMQQSLNKLWRFSGEMFQTDELEISLAEQGIAVDPRSLRAAWEAQVFGALHDASLVKPQEAQYRSGGKQGLHTEHLGPLLAEMQYLQRAYPNQQW; from the coding sequence ATGACTTATTCCCCGTTAACCACATACACCCTGCGCCTTGGTGACACTTGTCTGGTTCTGGCCCAGCGTTTAACCGGCTGGTGTGGACACGCGCCAGAGCTGGAAATTGACCTCGCGCTGGCAAACATTGGCCTGGATTTACTCGGCCAGGCACGCAATTTCCTGAGCTACGCGGCAGAGCTTCAGGGCGAGCAGCTTGATGAAGACAAACTGGCGTTTGGCCGTGATGAACGCCAGTACCACAATTTGTTGTTAGCTGAACAACCAAACGGTGATTTTGCCGACACGCTAATGCGCCAGTATTTGCTGGATGCCTGGCATGTCGAACTGTTTGAGCGCCTTGCTCAAAGCCGCGACCCGCAACTGGCCGCAATCGCGGCGAAAGCCATTAAAGAGGTGCGCTACCACCTGCGTTTCAGCCGTGGCTGGCTGGTTCGCCTGGGCAACGGTACAGAATTCTCACAGCAGAAAATGCAGCAATCCCTGAACAAACTGTGGCGTTTTAGCGGCGAAATGTTCCAGACCGACGAGCTGGAAATCAGTCTGGCAGAACAGGGTATTGCGGTTGACCCGCGTAGCCTGCGTGCAGCCTGGGAAGCGCAAGTATTTGGCGCTCTGCATGATGCCTCGCTGGTCAAACCGCAGGAGGCGCAATACCGCAGCGGCGGCAAGCAAGGGCTGCACACCGAGCACCTCGGCCCGCTCCTGGCAGAAATGCAGTATTTGCAACGCGCTTATCCTAATCAGCAGTGGTAG
- the paaD gene encoding 1,2-phenylacetyl-CoA epoxidase subunit PaaD, whose product MQTLDVVEPAQVREVWRILGQISDPEIPVLTITDLGMVRSVRHREDGWHIGFTPTYSGCPATDFLLKAIREAMEAARHTPVHIEQMLHPAWTTDWMTPDAKTRLREYGISPPQGHACHADLDREVSCPRCGSLQTSLISEFGSTACKALYRCDSCREPFDYFKCI is encoded by the coding sequence ATGCAAACTCTCGACGTGGTTGAACCGGCGCAGGTGCGCGAAGTCTGGCGCATTCTCGGGCAAATCAGTGACCCGGAAATCCCGGTCCTGACCATCACCGATTTGGGGATGGTGCGCAGCGTGCGCCATCGCGAAGACGGCTGGCACATCGGATTTACGCCAACCTATTCCGGCTGCCCGGCGACTGATTTTCTGCTCAAAGCGATTCGCGAGGCGATGGAAGCCGCCCGGCATACCCCGGTGCATATCGAACAGATGTTGCATCCCGCCTGGACCACCGACTGGATGACACCAGACGCGAAAACACGTTTGCGTGAATACGGCATCAGCCCACCGCAAGGGCATGCGTGCCACGCCGATTTAGACCGCGAAGTGAGTTGCCCACGCTGCGGCAGTTTGCAGACCTCGCTGATTAGCGAATTCGGTTCCACAGCCTGCAAAGCGTTATACCGCTGCGATAGCTGCCGCGAACCCTTTGATTACTTTAAATGTATTTGA
- the paaE gene encoding 1,2-phenylacetyl-CoA epoxidase subunit PaaE: MTTFHSLKVARIEQETPEAVAITFAVPADLLTHYAFKPGQHLTLKARLGGEELRRCYSICRAEKPGEICVAVKAIDGGRFSQYAVTDLIAGMEMDVMIPQGTFGYQPQPETAGNYLALAVGSGITPMLAIVSTTLATESNSRVTLVYGNRSSRSMMFRQALADLKDRYPQRLQLIYLFSQELQESELLCGRLDGAKIKALGDNLLNLKGFDRTFICGPQGMMQESEAALLEMGVAQHNIFIEHFNTPGTVPSLRRREQAAGKVVTLRQDGRDRRITLDSHDESILDAALRQGADLPYACKGGVCATCRCKVVRGEVEMGVNYSLEPDQLAAGYILSCQALPKGDDVVLDFDAQGL, from the coding sequence ATGACGACGTTTCATTCGCTAAAGGTGGCGCGCATTGAGCAGGAAACTCCTGAAGCGGTTGCCATCACTTTTGCAGTGCCCGCAGATTTGCTGACCCATTACGCCTTCAAACCCGGTCAGCATTTGACCCTGAAAGCCCGTCTTGGGGGCGAAGAACTGCGCCGCTGTTACTCCATTTGCCGGGCCGAAAAGCCGGGTGAAATTTGTGTCGCGGTGAAGGCCATCGACGGTGGGCGTTTTTCGCAATATGCCGTAACCGATTTAATCGCCGGAATGGAGATGGACGTGATGATCCCGCAGGGGACATTTGGCTACCAGCCGCAGCCTGAAACCGCAGGCAACTATCTGGCGCTCGCCGTCGGCTCCGGCATTACGCCAATGCTCGCCATCGTCAGCACGACACTGGCGACCGAATCAAACAGCCGCGTGACGCTGGTTTATGGCAATCGCAGCAGCCGCAGCATGATGTTCCGCCAGGCGCTGGCCGACTTAAAAGACCGTTATCCGCAGCGCCTGCAACTAATCTATCTGTTCAGCCAGGAACTGCAGGAAAGCGAGTTACTGTGCGGGAGACTGGATGGTGCGAAGATCAAAGCGTTGGGCGACAATTTGCTCAACCTGAAAGGCTTTGACCGTACCTTCATCTGCGGCCCGCAAGGCATGATGCAGGAATCCGAGGCGGCGCTGCTGGAAATGGGTGTCGCGCAGCACAACATCTTCATTGAGCACTTCAACACACCAGGCACCGTGCCAAGCCTGCGCCGCCGTGAACAAGCGGCAGGCAAAGTGGTGACGCTGCGCCAGGACGGGCGCGACCGCCGCATCACCCTCGATTCCCACGACGAAAGCATTCTGGATGCCGCATTGCGCCAGGGCGCGGATTTGCCCTACGCCTGCAAAGGCGGCGTGTGCGCAACGTGTCGCTGCAAAGTGGTGCGCGGCGAAGTGGAAATGGGCGTCAATTACAGTCTCGAACCGGACCAACTGGCGGCGGGTTATATCCTGAGTTGCCAGGCGTTGCCCAAAGGTGATGACGTGGTACTCGACTTTGACGCGCAGGGGCTGTGA
- the paaF gene encoding 2,3-dehydroadipyl-CoA hydratase PaaF — protein sequence MSELLISQNERVLTLTLNRPQARNALNNTLLEQIAQALEAAQQDETLGAVVITGNARFFAAGADLKEMASRDMPATLNDPRPQLWARIERFNKPLLAAVNGYALGAGCELAMLSDIVLAGDNARFGLPEITLGIMPGAGGTQRLIRSVGKALAYKMVLTGEAITAEQAQQAGLVADVHPSALTLEYAQNLAARIAQHAPLALQAAKIALRQAHELSLTHGLQQERQLFTLLAATEDRQEGINAFLEKRPAAFKGR from the coding sequence ATGAGTGAATTACTGATTAGCCAGAACGAGCGCGTGCTCACGCTGACGCTCAACCGTCCGCAGGCGCGAAACGCCCTGAACAACACACTGCTCGAACAAATCGCGCAAGCGCTGGAAGCCGCGCAGCAAGATGAAACACTCGGTGCGGTAGTCATCACTGGTAACGCGCGTTTTTTTGCCGCCGGAGCCGATCTCAAAGAAATGGCGAGCCGCGATATGCCCGCCACGCTAAACGATCCACGTCCGCAGCTTTGGGCGCGAATCGAACGCTTTAACAAACCGTTACTGGCGGCGGTCAACGGCTATGCGCTCGGCGCGGGCTGCGAGCTGGCGATGTTGAGTGACATCGTTCTGGCGGGCGATAACGCCCGTTTCGGGCTGCCGGAAATCACGCTCGGAATCATGCCCGGCGCAGGCGGCACGCAGCGCCTGATTCGCAGCGTCGGTAAAGCGCTGGCCTACAAAATGGTACTGACCGGCGAGGCCATAACGGCGGAACAAGCGCAGCAGGCCGGATTAGTTGCCGACGTTCACCCCAGCGCGCTGACGCTGGAATACGCCCAGAACTTAGCTGCCCGCATCGCCCAACACGCTCCGCTGGCGTTGCAGGCAGCAAAAATCGCGCTGCGCCAGGCGCACGAACTCTCTCTGACCCACGGATTACAACAGGAGCGCCAGCTTTTTACGCTGCTTGCTGCCACTGAAGACCGCCAGGAAGGCATCAATGCTTTCCTCGAAAAACGCCCCGCAGCGTTCAAAGGACGATAA
- the paaG gene encoding 2-(1,2-epoxy-1,2-dihydrophenyl)acetyl-CoA isomerase PaaG: MTFIVSDVQNGVMTLTLNRPERLNSFNDEMHRQLAQALTQAERDDTIRCLLITGAGRGFCAGQDLNDRNVDPSGEAPDLGASVENFYNPLVKRLAALPKPVIAAVNGVAAGAGATLALGCDIVIAARSVNFIMSFSKLGLVPDCGGTWYLPRLAGRARAMGLALMGDKLSAEQAQQWGMIWQVVDDEALSDTARQLASHFASQPTFGLGLVKKALLASETHTLEEQLDIERDYQRLAGRSEDYREGVSAFLAKRPPVFKGK, translated from the coding sequence ATGACTTTTATTGTGAGTGACGTGCAAAACGGCGTAATGACGCTGACTCTAAATCGCCCGGAACGCCTGAACAGTTTTAACGATGAAATGCACCGCCAGCTGGCGCAAGCTCTGACGCAAGCTGAACGTGATGACACCATTCGCTGCCTGTTAATCACTGGTGCAGGCCGTGGATTTTGCGCGGGGCAGGACTTAAACGACCGCAACGTTGACCCGAGCGGCGAAGCCCCTGATTTAGGCGCGTCGGTCGAAAACTTCTATAACCCGCTGGTAAAACGCCTGGCGGCATTGCCAAAACCGGTCATTGCGGCGGTAAACGGCGTGGCCGCAGGGGCTGGCGCGACACTGGCATTAGGTTGCGACATCGTGATTGCCGCCCGGTCGGTAAATTTCATTATGTCTTTCAGCAAATTAGGCCTGGTTCCCGATTGCGGCGGCACCTGGTATTTACCACGCCTTGCCGGGCGCGCACGGGCGATGGGGCTGGCGCTGATGGGCGACAAACTCAGCGCAGAACAGGCGCAGCAGTGGGGAATGATCTGGCAAGTTGTTGATGACGAAGCGTTGAGTGATACCGCTCGCCAGCTTGCCAGCCATTTTGCCAGCCAGCCGACGTTTGGCCTCGGTCTGGTGAAAAAAGCGCTGCTGGCCTCTGAAACCCACACGCTTGAAGAACAGCTCGATATCGAGCGTGATTATCAGCGTCTTGCGGGACGCAGCGAAGATTATCGCGAAGGGGTATCGGCATTCCTGGCGAAGCGCCCACCCGTGTTTAAGGGGAAATGA
- the paaH gene encoding 3-hydroxyacyl-CoA dehydrogenase PaaH: MLTPQSVIAVIGSGTMGAGIAQVAAQAGHPVKIYDIQPGAASRAIDNIATVLSARMAKGKLSESDKNATVYRLSAANSLNDLADAALVIEAAAEQIDIKQAIFRDLAAVCSAQTIFASNTSSISITAIASGVEHPHRVAGMHFFNPAPVMKLVEVVSGLETAPAVLESLTTLALRWGKQPVRCHSTPGFIVNRVARPFYSEAWRALEENIAPAGVIDAALRDCGGFPMGPLALTDLIGQDVNFAVTCSVFNGFWQERRFLPSLIQQELVLGKRLGKKTGQGVYRWPLNEALPYLPAEPAMAGAKQICRHGRAAWLNNHSSSDGVTESSLELDDVWVQVTQGETATQLAKRLQRPVVLLDLVNDWQRSPLVVLAAAANNRPEDTAKVIHFFQQQGKQVLMINDYPGMLVWRTVAMLANEATDAAQKGVASEQDIDTAMRLGVNYPHGPLAWGAELGWQHVLRLLENLQQHYGEERYRPTSLLRQRTLLETQHEH; the protein is encoded by the coding sequence ATGCTGACGCCACAATCAGTGATCGCCGTGATTGGCAGCGGAACCATGGGCGCAGGCATTGCGCAGGTTGCCGCGCAGGCCGGGCATCCGGTCAAAATTTATGACATTCAACCTGGCGCTGCGTCACGCGCAATCGACAATATTGCGACCGTACTAAGCGCCAGGATGGCGAAAGGCAAACTTTCTGAAAGTGACAAAAATGCCACAGTCTATCGATTAAGCGCCGCAAACAGCCTCAATGATCTGGCCGATGCTGCCCTGGTGATTGAAGCCGCCGCCGAGCAAATCGACATCAAACAGGCGATTTTCCGCGATCTTGCTGCGGTCTGTTCCGCGCAGACGATTTTCGCCAGTAACACCTCGTCAATTTCGATTACTGCCATTGCCAGCGGCGTTGAGCATCCGCATCGCGTAGCCGGAATGCACTTTTTTAACCCGGCTCCGGTGATGAAACTGGTGGAAGTGGTGAGCGGGCTGGAAACCGCGCCAGCCGTGCTGGAAAGTTTAACCACGCTGGCGCTGCGCTGGGGGAAACAGCCGGTACGTTGCCATTCAACGCCAGGGTTTATCGTCAACCGCGTGGCGCGTCCTTTTTATTCGGAAGCGTGGCGGGCGCTGGAAGAAAATATTGCACCTGCGGGTGTGATTGATGCGGCGCTGCGTGACTGCGGGGGCTTCCCGATGGGACCGCTGGCGCTGACCGATTTGATTGGCCAGGATGTGAATTTTGCCGTTACGTGTTCCGTGTTTAACGGCTTCTGGCAGGAGCGACGTTTTCTGCCCTCGCTGATTCAACAAGAGCTGGTACTCGGTAAGCGGCTGGGTAAGAAAACCGGGCAGGGAGTGTATCGCTGGCCGCTCAACGAAGCGCTGCCGTATCTGCCCGCCGAGCCAGCTATGGCCGGGGCAAAACAGATTTGTCGCCACGGACGTGCTGCCTGGCTGAATAATCACTCATCAAGTGACGGTGTCACTGAATCTTCGCTGGAACTCGACGATGTCTGGGTGCAGGTGACTCAGGGCGAAACGGCAACGCAACTGGCAAAACGTCTGCAACGCCCGGTAGTGCTGCTGGATTTAGTGAATGACTGGCAGCGCTCGCCCCTGGTCGTGCTGGCTGCGGCGGCGAATAACCGCCCGGAAGACACCGCCAAAGTGATTCACTTCTTCCAGCAACAGGGCAAACAGGTGCTGATGATCAACGACTACCCTGGCATGTTGGTGTGGCGCACGGTGGCGATGTTGGCAAACGAAGCGACAGACGCGGCTCAGAAAGGCGTCGCCAGTGAGCAAGACATCGATACCGCGATGCGCCTGGGCGTGAATTATCCGCACGGCCCGCTGGCGTGGGGGGCAGAACTTGGCTGGCAGCACGTGCTGCGCCTGCTGGAAAACCTGCAACAACATTACGGCGAAGAGCGTTATCGCCCCACGTCCTTACTGCGCCAACGCACGCTGCTGGAGACGCAACATGAGCATTAA
- the paaI gene encoding hydroxyphenylacetyl-CoA thioesterase PaaI, with protein MSINAWANAREMYARDNCAQQMGIEIQEMGEGFARLTMTITEAMLNGHQTCHGGQLFTLADTAFAYACNSQGLAAVASGCSIDFVRPGMAGDTLTAIAQVRTQGRQTGVYDIEIINQHEKTVALFRGRSHRIGTTVSGAKL; from the coding sequence ATGAGCATTAATGCATGGGCCAACGCCCGGGAAATGTACGCCCGCGATAACTGCGCACAGCAGATGGGCATTGAAATCCAGGAGATGGGCGAGGGTTTTGCGCGCCTGACGATGACCATTACCGAAGCGATGCTCAACGGCCATCAAACCTGCCACGGCGGGCAACTCTTTACGTTGGCGGATACTGCCTTTGCTTATGCCTGCAACAGCCAGGGGCTGGCGGCAGTGGCATCCGGTTGCAGCATTGATTTTGTCAGACCGGGTATGGCGGGAGATACGCTAACGGCGATTGCCCAGGTGCGCACTCAGGGGCGACAAACCGGCGTTTATGACATTGAAATCATTAACCAACATGAGAAAACGGTCGCGCTGTTTCGCGGGCGTTCACATCGCATCGGCACAACAGTTTCTGGAGCCAAACTATGA
- the pcaF gene encoding 3-oxoadipyl-CoA thiolase: MNDAFICDGVRTPIGRYGGALSSVRADDLAAIPLKELMARYPNLDWSAVDDVILGCANQAGEDNRNVARMATLLAGLPQSLSGTTINRLCGSGLDALGMAARAIKAGDAELMIAGGVESMSRAPFVMGKASTPFQRQAEMFDTTIGWRFVNPLMAEHFGTDSMPETAENVAQLLNISREDQDAFAWRSQQRAQQALEKGVLAQEIVPVVLKDKKGVVTEIREDEHPRPETTLQQLNGLKAPFRQNGVITAGNASGVNDGAAALIIASAAAAQRHGLTPKSRIVAMATAGVEPRLMGLGPVPATRKVLELAGLSITDMDVIELNEAFAAQALGVLRQLGLPDDAPHVNPNGGAIALGHPLGMSGTRLALAASHELHRRKGRYALCTMCIGVGQGIALILERVS, translated from the coding sequence ATGAATGACGCATTTATCTGTGACGGCGTGCGCACCCCAATTGGCCGCTATGGTGGAGCGCTTTCCTCCGTGCGTGCCGACGATTTGGCGGCTATCCCGCTTAAAGAACTGATGGCGCGTTATCCGAATCTTGACTGGAGCGCGGTCGACGATGTGATTCTCGGATGCGCGAACCAGGCGGGGGAAGACAACCGCAACGTGGCACGTATGGCGACGCTGCTTGCCGGATTGCCGCAGTCACTTTCTGGCACCACCATCAACCGTTTGTGCGGCTCCGGCCTTGATGCGTTGGGCATGGCGGCACGCGCGATAAAAGCGGGCGATGCCGAACTGATGATTGCCGGTGGCGTGGAGTCGATGTCGCGTGCGCCGTTTGTTATGGGCAAGGCCAGCACGCCGTTTCAGCGCCAGGCGGAGATGTTCGATACCACGATTGGCTGGCGTTTTGTGAACCCGCTCATGGCTGAACACTTTGGTACTGACAGCATGCCCGAAACGGCAGAGAATGTAGCGCAGTTGTTAAATATAAGCCGTGAAGATCAGGATGCTTTCGCCTGGCGTAGCCAGCAACGTGCGCAGCAGGCTCTCGAGAAGGGTGTTCTGGCGCAGGAAATCGTCCCGGTGGTGTTGAAAGATAAGAAAGGCGTGGTGACGGAAATTCGTGAAGACGAACATCCGCGCCCAGAAACAACTTTGCAACAACTCAACGGGCTGAAAGCGCCATTTCGCCAAAACGGCGTGATCACAGCCGGAAACGCCTCCGGTGTGAACGACGGCGCTGCCGCGCTGATTATTGCCAGTGCCGCCGCTGCTCAGCGCCACGGTTTAACGCCAAAGTCACGCATTGTGGCGATGGCAACGGCGGGTGTGGAACCCCGTCTGATGGGCCTTGGCCCTGTGCCAGCGACGCGCAAAGTGCTGGAACTGGCGGGGCTGTCCATTACCGATATGGACGTTATCGAACTGAATGAAGCCTTTGCCGCACAGGCGTTGGGGGTTTTACGACAATTGGGACTTCCTGACGACGCCCCACATGTTAATCCCAACGGCGGTGCAATTGCGTTAGGCCATCCATTAGGTATGAGTGGAACCCGACTGGCGCTGGCCGCCAGCCACGAACTTCATCGCCGCAAAGGGCGTTACGCTCTGTGTACGATGTGTATCGGTGTTGGTCAGGGCATTGCCCTGATCCTTGAGCGTGTGAGCTAA